A single genomic interval of Streptomyces sp. 1222.5 harbors:
- a CDS encoding amino acid ABC transporter permease, which translates to MTDTDTTLQPKKKGLTRRQKRAVSRGVQYAVFVAAVIAFAVSADWGRLQNQFAQADIAKQMFPDVITLALKNTVLYTLSGFVVGLVLGMVVALMRLSSVGPYRWLAGVYIEIFRGLPALLIFIFVGVAVPLAFPGTEIPGGTYGKVAIALGLVSAAYMAETIRAGIQAVPKGQMEAARSLGFSPAKAMVSIIVPQAFRIILPPLTNELVLLFKDSSLVLFLGVTLEERELSKFGRDLASTTANSTPILVAGLCYLLVTIPLSFVVRRMESKAQEAIR; encoded by the coding sequence ATGACCGACACGGACACGACCCTCCAGCCGAAGAAGAAGGGACTGACACGGCGCCAGAAGCGCGCCGTGTCCCGCGGGGTGCAGTACGCCGTCTTCGTCGCCGCCGTGATCGCCTTCGCGGTCTCGGCGGACTGGGGCCGGCTGCAGAACCAGTTCGCCCAGGCCGACATCGCCAAGCAGATGTTCCCGGACGTCATCACGCTGGCGCTGAAGAACACCGTGCTCTACACGCTGTCCGGCTTCGTCGTCGGGCTCGTCCTCGGCATGGTCGTCGCCCTGATGCGGCTGTCCTCGGTGGGCCCGTACCGCTGGCTGGCGGGCGTCTACATCGAGATCTTCCGCGGCCTGCCCGCCCTGCTGATCTTCATCTTCGTCGGCGTGGCCGTACCCCTCGCCTTCCCCGGCACGGAGATCCCCGGCGGGACGTACGGCAAGGTCGCCATCGCGCTCGGGCTGGTCTCGGCCGCCTACATGGCGGAGACCATCCGGGCCGGCATCCAGGCCGTGCCCAAGGGACAGATGGAGGCGGCCCGTTCGCTCGGCTTCTCGCCGGCGAAGGCCATGGTCTCGATCATCGTCCCGCAGGCGTTCCGGATCATCCTGCCGCCGCTCACCAACGAACTCGTCCTGCTCTTCAAGGACTCCTCGCTGGTGCTGTTCCTCGGGGTCACCCTGGAGGAGCGGGAGCTGTCCAAGTTCGGCCGCGACCTCGCCAGTACGACCGCCAACTCCACGCCGATCCTGGTCGCGGGCCTGTGCTACCTGCTGGTCACCATCCCGCTCAGCTTCGTCGTCCGCCGTATGGAATCCAAGGCCCAGGAGGCGATCCGGTGA
- a CDS encoding transporter substrate-binding domain-containing protein: MNTLLGRRTRLLAATTATAALVLVVAGCSSSDSGSGKTTVKGVHLAKGGQLTTCTHLPYPPFQSEVDGKVQGFDVSLIDLVAKDLGVKQQILDTPFENFKTGAFLNSGQCDLAAAGMTITAERKKNVDFSDPYFEATQAVLVDKSSGVNSLADVKAKGKKLGAQAQTTGEDYVKSKGYDPISFESSDAVLNGLRTGQVQAVVIDYPVVQGWLKDKANADKFKVVDNLKTGEQYGFTVKKGNTALRDAINKAIKNAKADGTYKKLYEQWIGPYDSSVASPAAS; encoded by the coding sequence ATGAATACGCTCCTCGGGCGCCGGACCCGCCTTCTGGCCGCCACCACCGCGACCGCCGCACTCGTGCTCGTCGTGGCCGGCTGCTCCTCCAGCGACTCGGGGAGCGGCAAGACCACCGTCAAGGGCGTCCACCTGGCCAAGGGCGGCCAGCTGACCACCTGCACCCACCTGCCGTACCCGCCGTTCCAGTCGGAGGTCGACGGCAAGGTGCAGGGCTTCGACGTGTCCCTCATCGACCTCGTCGCCAAGGACCTGGGCGTCAAGCAGCAGATCCTCGACACGCCGTTCGAGAACTTCAAGACCGGCGCCTTCCTCAACTCCGGGCAGTGCGACCTGGCCGCCGCCGGCATGACCATCACCGCCGAGCGCAAGAAGAACGTCGACTTCTCCGACCCGTACTTCGAGGCCACCCAGGCCGTGCTGGTCGACAAGAGCAGCGGCGTCAACTCGCTCGCCGACGTCAAGGCCAAGGGCAAGAAGCTGGGCGCCCAGGCGCAGACCACCGGCGAGGACTACGTCAAGAGCAAGGGCTACGACCCGATCTCCTTCGAGTCCTCCGACGCGGTGCTCAACGGTCTGCGCACCGGCCAGGTCCAGGCCGTCGTCATCGACTACCCGGTCGTCCAGGGCTGGCTCAAGGACAAGGCGAACGCGGACAAGTTCAAGGTCGTCGACAACCTGAAGACCGGTGAGCAGTACGGCTTCACCGTGAAGAAGGGCAACACCGCGCTGCGCGACGCCATCAACAAGGCGATCAAGAACGCCAAGGCCGACGGCACCTACAAGAAGCTGTACGAGCAGTGGATCGGCCCGTACGACTCCTCCGTCGCCTCTCCCGCGGCCTCATGA